A window of the Oncorhynchus keta strain PuntledgeMale-10-30-2019 chromosome 21, Oket_V2, whole genome shotgun sequence genome harbors these coding sequences:
- the ngfb gene encoding nerve growth factor: MRSSMLVLLLMVSAQAVATMGGDFCPPVSVQQQGPAPKRTPNSAPTVDPKLFTKRRYRSPRVLFSAQPPDTEPMGHQGSGASRARRRVGQPKHRGVYSVCESISVWVGNKTKATDISGNEVEVLPDVNINNVKKKQYFFETTCRGARGGSNGCLGIDGRHWNSYCTNSHTFVRALTSFKNLVAWRLIRINVACVCVLSRKSWRQ, encoded by the coding sequence ATGAGGTCGTCCATGCTGGTCCTGCTCCTCATGGTCAGTGCCCAGGCAGTGGCCACCATGGGAGGGGACTTCTGCCCCCCGGTCTCCGTTCAGCAGCAAGGCCCTGCCCCCAAAAGGACCCCTAACTCTGCCCCCACCGTGGATCCCAAACTGTTCACCAAGCGACGCTACCGCTCACCCCGCGTTCTCTTCAGTGCCCAGCCGCCCGACACTGAGCCCATGGGACACCAGGGGTCCGGGGCCAGCAGGGCAAGGCGCAGGGTTGGTCAGCCGAAGCACCGGGGGGTGTACTCTGTGTGTGAGAGCATCAGCGTCTGGGTAGGCAACAAGACCAAGGCCACAGATATATCTGGCAACGAGGTGGAGGTGCTCCCGGACGTGAACATTAACAACGTGAAGAAGAAGCAATACTTTTTTGAGACCACGTGCCGTGGCGCACGGGGAGGCAGCAATGGCTGCCTGGGCATCGATGGGCGACACTGGAACTCCTACTGCACCAACTCGCACACTTTTGTGCGGGCGCTGACTTCCTTCAAAAACCTGGTGGCCTGGAGACTGATCCGCATCAACGTggcctgtgtctgtgtgcttagcCGAAAGTCCTGGCGACAGTGA